In Paenibacillus sp. J23TS9, a single genomic region encodes these proteins:
- a CDS encoding zinc ribbon domain-containing protein, which translates to MAVKICTNCGESNIEGSTICVICGNSLKDARMEGTSNVVKDYSGNSTTTICQHCNERLAQSSVTCKYCGTVVSKKVKGSRYYNNHIPSDEGDSGGSTPMETFGRGCLWLILGTLGLLLIAFITRSTINIPLFIFIPIVIFVFWMASKKSK; encoded by the coding sequence ATGGCAGTAAAGATATGTACCAACTGTGGGGAATCAAACATCGAAGGATCGACTATATGTGTTATTTGTGGTAATTCGCTTAAAGATGCACGAATGGAAGGCACTTCAAACGTAGTTAAAGATTATTCAGGAAACTCAACAACTACAATATGCCAGCACTGTAATGAACGTTTGGCGCAAAGTTCAGTAACATGCAAATATTGTGGAACCGTAGTATCTAAGAAAGTAAAAGGTTCTCGTTATTATAATAATCATATTCCCTCGGATGAGGGGGACAGCGGAGGATCCACACCTATGGAGACGTTTGGAAGGGGCTGCCTGTGGCTCATTCTTGGAACATTAGGATTGTTGCTGATCGCTTTCATTACCCGGAGTACGATAAATATTCCGTTGTTCATATTTATCCCAATTGTGATTTTCGTCTTCTGGATGGCTTCAAAGAAAAGCAAATAA
- the rarD gene encoding EamA family transporter RarD, whose amino-acid sequence MNNGLVNAIIAYIMWGILPLYWKLFNDVPAGEILSHRVIWSFVFMGILVAVQRRWGDMKRIAASRSLLLSLTASGLLIAANWLIFIWAVNSDHVVETSLGYYLNPLLNVLLAVVFLREKPNRGQWLAIAIAGAAVLIIAIDYGRFPWISISLAATFGLYGLAKKKIGQDASVGLLSETAVVLPVALGYWIYLAAVGKTTAWTLPVSTFVELLLSGVVTALPLLFFARAAARMALSTLGFVQYIGPTIMLIMSVFVFKESVSPVLLIGFALIWTALVVYVAASVRGTKLSKTL is encoded by the coding sequence ATGAACAATGGGTTGGTCAATGCTATTATCGCGTATATCATGTGGGGGATTCTCCCACTTTATTGGAAGTTGTTTAACGATGTGCCGGCAGGCGAGATTCTGTCACATCGGGTTATCTGGTCGTTCGTCTTCATGGGTATTCTCGTCGCCGTCCAGCGTCGCTGGGGTGACATGAAGCGGATTGCGGCTAGTCGCTCGCTCCTGCTGTCGCTCACCGCTAGCGGACTGCTGATCGCAGCTAATTGGCTCATCTTCATCTGGGCGGTCAACAGCGACCATGTCGTCGAGACAAGTCTCGGCTATTATTTGAACCCGTTGCTGAACGTGCTGCTTGCGGTTGTCTTCCTTCGTGAGAAGCCAAACCGTGGCCAATGGCTCGCGATCGCCATCGCTGGAGCCGCGGTGCTCATCATCGCAATCGACTACGGACGGTTCCCATGGATCTCTATCTCACTGGCCGCGACGTTTGGCTTGTACGGCCTCGCGAAGAAGAAGATCGGACAAGACGCATCTGTAGGCTTGCTGTCGGAGACGGCAGTAGTCCTGCCCGTTGCGCTTGGCTATTGGATCTATTTGGCCGCCGTCGGAAAGACGACGGCATGGACGCTACCTGTGTCCACGTTCGTCGAACTGCTTCTTTCCGGTGTGGTAACAGCGCTACCGCTGCTTTTCTTTGCGCGAGCGGCTGCCCGGATGGCACTGTCCACGCTCGGCTTCGTACAATACATCGGGCCGACGATCATGCTTATAATGAGCGTATTCGTGTTCAAGGAATCGGTTTCTCCGGTTCTTCTCATCGGCTTCGCGCTCATCTGGACAGCGCTTGTCGTATACGTTGCGGCATCGGTTCGCGGCACGAAACTCTCGAAGACGCTCTGA
- a CDS encoding sigma-70 family RNA polymerase sigma factor, with protein MQNESMYHMLTKMIEGDQQAFHTLYDATYRDVYRTVSFLVDHPQDREDIMNEIYMQMWTSLPNYDPNRPFHFWLHGLVIRQVQRFRVKSWRRFRIFERIRVFSREEHHWDQPMTTDGTDPEISKAMHKLTDKQRTVIILRFYHDYTLEEIATLLAIPLGTVKSRYHAGLQSFRKHLGNLPLERMDKNNAY; from the coding sequence ATGCAAAACGAATCAATGTACCATATGCTCACAAAAATGATCGAAGGAGATCAGCAGGCGTTTCACACGTTGTATGATGCCACTTATCGGGATGTCTACCGGACCGTCTCTTTTCTAGTAGACCATCCGCAGGATCGCGAAGATATCATGAATGAGATTTACATGCAAATGTGGACCTCACTTCCCAACTACGATCCGAATCGTCCTTTCCACTTCTGGCTGCACGGCCTGGTCATAAGGCAAGTGCAGAGATTCCGGGTGAAAAGCTGGAGGAGATTCCGAATTTTCGAACGTATCCGTGTCTTTTCTCGGGAAGAGCATCATTGGGATCAGCCGATGACGACGGATGGGACAGACCCCGAGATATCGAAGGCCATGCACAAGCTGACTGATAAACAGCGAACGGTAATCATCCTCCGCTTTTACCACGACTATACGCTGGAGGAGATTGCAACATTACTCGCTATTCCGCTGGGTACAGTCAAGTCCAGATATCATGCCGGCCTGCAGTCGTTTCGAAAACACTTGGGAAATCTCCCCCTGGAAAGGATGGACAAGAACAATGCCTATTGA
- a CDS encoding CPBP family intramembrane glutamic endopeptidase: MKMLNNTNRSTKILDIHSKYSNHNPWNFFLLVFILAIPFWLIGMAAEHWQQKIPINLPFSALMFVCPMIVAFIVVYRTHGSDGIKQLLKKSFHLRMKYKIWFVPLLLLMPVITICAYELMKLMGEPLPNLHFSILTALTFFVVFLIAAICEEIGWQGYVYDMLEKRWPALGASIVLGVIWQLWHVVPHVQNHHSPAWILWQCAGSVLLRILIVWFYKNMGKSVLAGAIFHAMNNVCSFLLPNYDSSYVTFSLFIMTALAAIIVTFLWGSKTLTRYRFKHAS; this comes from the coding sequence ATGAAGATGTTAAATAATACTAATAGGAGCACAAAAATTTTGGACATACATAGTAAATACTCAAATCATAATCCTTGGAACTTTTTCTTGTTGGTTTTCATCCTTGCGATTCCTTTCTGGTTAATCGGAATGGCAGCTGAACATTGGCAACAAAAAATTCCGATAAATCTTCCTTTTAGTGCACTCATGTTTGTTTGCCCTATGATCGTGGCTTTCATCGTCGTCTATAGGACTCATGGATCAGACGGCATCAAACAACTATTGAAGAAGTCATTTCATCTGAGAATGAAGTACAAGATTTGGTTTGTCCCACTCTTACTCCTGATGCCTGTCATTACGATCTGTGCATATGAATTGATGAAATTAATGGGAGAACCACTCCCTAACTTGCACTTTTCCATCCTGACGGCACTGACTTTCTTCGTGGTGTTTTTGATTGCAGCCATATGTGAGGAGATCGGTTGGCAGGGCTATGTTTACGATATGCTGGAAAAACGGTGGCCCGCATTGGGGGCCAGCATCGTCCTTGGAGTTATTTGGCAGTTGTGGCACGTCGTTCCCCATGTTCAAAACCATCATTCGCCTGCATGGATCCTTTGGCAGTGCGCGGGTTCCGTTTTATTGCGGATACTGATTGTTTGGTTTTATAAAAATATGGGCAAAAGTGTACTGGCAGGTGCTATATTTCATGCTATGAATAATGTCTGTTCCTTTTTGCTTCCCAATTACGATTCCAGTTACGTTACATTCTCCCTCTTTATCATGACGGCATTGGCAGCTATAATCGTTACATTCTTATGGGGTTCTAAAACGTTGACTCGTTATAGATTCAAACACGCAAGCTAA
- a CDS encoding TetR/AcrR family transcriptional regulator, with amino-acid sequence MSKDRIIKAAIEVFSENEYHLASMDEIALRAQVAKGTLYYNFPGKSQLFKTVVKRTFEQFIQRIEADLQSSIPLKEKIQQTIRHHLDLFLESRHLSHIVFNDISTGFEQDVLDELKLLRQEHLNFLAKILEEGKCDDNYLRDLDSNLAAVGIIGTLESTSKYYLSHQNEYSRVDLERQVFTMITMSLFNSIE; translated from the coding sequence TTGAGTAAAGATAGAATTATTAAAGCTGCCATTGAGGTGTTTTCTGAGAATGAATATCACCTTGCAAGCATGGATGAAATTGCCCTGCGTGCGCAGGTAGCCAAAGGCACCCTATACTATAATTTCCCTGGTAAATCCCAGTTGTTTAAAACGGTTGTCAAGAGAACTTTTGAACAATTTATACAGCGGATTGAGGCTGATCTACAATCTTCCATCCCGCTCAAGGAAAAAATTCAACAAACGATTCGTCACCATCTTGATTTGTTTCTGGAATCGCGCCATTTGTCACATATTGTATTTAATGATATTTCCACCGGGTTTGAGCAAGACGTTCTGGATGAATTAAAGCTGCTCAGACAGGAGCATCTCAACTTCTTAGCAAAGATCCTGGAAGAAGGAAAGTGCGATGACAATTATCTCCGTGATCTTGACTCGAATTTGGCTGCGGTCGGCATAATAGGTACGCTGGAGAGCACTTCAAAGTACTATCTTAGCCATCAGAATGAATATTCCCGCGTTGACTTGGAACGTCAAGTCTTTACGATGATTACCATGAGCCTGTTTAATTCGATCGAATAG
- a CDS encoding phytanoyl-CoA dioxygenase family protein, with protein MGFIPYEVTEQDKQDFERDGYWISPKLIDDETIEKLRHAHERIWSSDFDGDGYPMYDIRIPENKLALRKLDNGWWINNEVRNIVTSPELGHMSAELIGESSIRLWHDQIIYKPSAAGQETMLGNVGWHQDYGFWRCSSTTNMVTVWIALQDTDLGNGGMRTILGSHKWGVVEGSDTFFDQDLDGLKQKFTKGEWIDEPCILKAGQASFHHALTFHGSGPNLSEHPRLSIVAHLMPGDTVYKKDRGRHDNVRLLGPQPYDGQPFNNQYFPLLYCK; from the coding sequence ATGGGTTTTATTCCTTATGAAGTAACCGAACAAGATAAGCAGGATTTTGAACGTGATGGCTATTGGATCAGTCCTAAGCTTATCGATGACGAGACCATTGAAAAGCTTAGACACGCACATGAACGGATTTGGTCTTCCGATTTCGACGGTGATGGCTATCCAATGTATGACATTCGTATTCCGGAGAATAAATTGGCTCTGCGTAAGCTTGATAACGGCTGGTGGATTAATAATGAGGTCCGCAACATTGTAACCAGCCCTGAACTGGGCCATATGTCTGCAGAGTTGATTGGAGAATCGTCCATCAGGCTGTGGCATGATCAGATTATTTATAAGCCAAGTGCTGCCGGTCAGGAAACCATGCTGGGAAATGTAGGCTGGCATCAAGATTATGGTTTTTGGAGATGCAGCAGCACAACCAATATGGTAACGGTCTGGATTGCCTTGCAGGATACCGATCTGGGAAACGGAGGAATGAGAACAATACTAGGTTCTCACAAATGGGGCGTTGTTGAAGGCAGCGATACTTTTTTTGATCAGGATTTAGATGGTCTTAAACAGAAATTCACCAAAGGAGAATGGATAGATGAGCCGTGTATTCTGAAAGCAGGCCAGGCAAGTTTCCACCATGCTTTGACGTTCCATGGCTCGGGTCCTAATCTGTCCGAGCATCCGCGACTTTCCATTGTCGCGCATTTGATGCCTGGTGATACCGTGTATAAAAAGGATAGAGGAAGACACGATAATGTCCGACTGCTAGGCCCGCAACCTTATGACGGCCAGCCCTTTAATAATCAATACTTCCCATTGCTGTACTGCAAATAA
- a CDS encoding AraC family transcriptional regulator, giving the protein MTTRKNRTGRWEYEAETGRPLTNVIQVPELLMLGYDHFTEALKLSHHEHDGAYEFVLTESGKVTWEVNGQYYETRAGEMFHTLPNETHRARMDYMEPSSIWWMIIRRPLANSSWLGLCESETDAVLDKLRSLPRILRTNAQLKLSFRRLQQAIQIEEQPWLKLKVRHLVLDLILNMTEPSPDLHIPEDLHAALHSITENIQRNPEKHWNNRDIASAIGVSESHFYRLFRQTFGQSPSSFVERTRVEYAAQLLTHTDIPITRLAIDLEFKTSQYFSTVFKKVTGITPSQWRALHRKLTDN; this is encoded by the coding sequence ATGACAACCAGGAAAAACCGAACGGGAAGATGGGAATACGAAGCAGAAACAGGTCGCCCATTAACAAACGTCATTCAAGTTCCCGAGCTCCTTATGCTTGGCTATGATCATTTTACGGAGGCATTGAAATTGTCTCATCACGAGCATGACGGAGCCTATGAATTTGTGCTGACTGAAAGCGGGAAAGTCACTTGGGAGGTTAATGGACAATATTATGAAACAAGGGCCGGCGAGATGTTTCATACCCTTCCGAATGAAACTCACCGGGCGCGTATGGATTATATGGAGCCCTCCTCGATCTGGTGGATGATTATCAGGAGGCCTTTGGCGAACTCCTCATGGCTTGGTCTATGCGAGAGTGAGACCGACGCTGTCTTAGATAAATTAAGGAGCCTGCCAAGAATCCTGCGGACCAATGCCCAGCTGAAACTAAGCTTCCGAAGGCTGCAGCAGGCTATTCAAATAGAAGAGCAGCCATGGCTTAAGCTTAAGGTCAGGCACCTTGTGCTTGATCTTATTCTTAATATGACTGAGCCTTCTCCTGATCTGCATATTCCTGAAGACTTGCATGCTGCCTTGCATTCCATTACGGAGAACATTCAAAGAAACCCTGAGAAGCATTGGAACAACCGGGACATCGCTTCGGCGATTGGTGTAAGCGAATCTCATTTCTACCGATTGTTCCGTCAGACATTTGGCCAATCGCCTTCATCATTTGTGGAGCGTACACGCGTCGAATACGCTGCTCAGCTGTTGACCCATACCGATATTCCCATTACCCGCCTTGCTATAGATCTTGAGTTTAAGACGAGCCAATATTTCAGTACCGTATTCAAAAAGGTGACCGGCATAACGCCAAGTCAGTGGAGAGCTTTACACCGCAAGCTTACCGATAATTAA
- a CDS encoding SDR family NAD(P)-dependent oxidoreductase — MDQGNPRIALVTGANRGIGREIAYQLALKGLKVLIGCRDEDKGRHTVEDLRQKGLAVELQVVDVNDTESVRKMAESVKKHYGRLDILVNNAGVLLDHGVSVLDIEETVIKETFETNYFGALRMIQATVPLMKENRYGRIVNLSSGLGAFEVLKGLLGLKGSSPAYRISKTMLNAMTCLVAQDVAEMGIKVNAACPGRVQTDMGRATASQSVVEGVPAPVTVAEGADTAVWLATLDEEGPNGGFFRERKLANW; from the coding sequence ATGGATCAAGGAAATCCCCGAATTGCATTAGTCACAGGAGCCAACCGCGGTATAGGAAGGGAAATCGCATATCAGTTGGCTTTAAAAGGGTTAAAAGTATTGATTGGTTGCAGAGACGAAGATAAAGGGCGACATACTGTTGAGGACTTGCGCCAAAAAGGATTAGCAGTTGAGTTACAAGTTGTTGATGTGAATGATACAGAAAGCGTCAGAAAGATGGCGGAGTCAGTAAAAAAACATTATGGTCGTCTAGATATATTGGTAAACAACGCCGGTGTACTACTTGATCACGGGGTTTCCGTGTTGGATATTGAAGAGACCGTAATAAAAGAGACATTTGAAACGAATTATTTTGGGGCATTACGAATGATTCAAGCCACTGTTCCCTTGATGAAAGAAAATAGATATGGACGCATCGTCAATCTCTCATCAGGATTGGGAGCTTTTGAAGTACTTAAGGGATTATTAGGACTTAAAGGATCATCACCTGCTTATCGTATCTCTAAGACTATGCTCAATGCCATGACATGTTTAGTAGCACAAGATGTTGCTGAAATGGGTATAAAGGTTAACGCCGCCTGTCCTGGTAGAGTACAAACGGATATGGGAAGAGCAACTGCTTCCCAATCAGTTGTGGAAGGTGTCCCTGCTCCAGTAACGGTTGCTGAAGGAGCAGATACGGCTGTCTGGTTGGCTACTCTGGATGAAGAGGGTCCCAATGGTGGGTTCTTTCGAGAACGTAAGCTTGCCAATTGGTAG
- a CDS encoding MerR family transcriptional regulator: protein MEGEGLIHISELSRKTGASLRSLRYYEEKALLKPARLENGYREYDESHIEQVRIIKLYFSLGLTIKEITDFFHCTISREIQRQCLPIAIDVGERKLEEIKKQIETLRKAESHLEESLSSWRDVLRKGEEQNE from the coding sequence ATGGAAGGGGAGGGTCTTATACATATTAGTGAATTATCCCGTAAGACAGGAGCAAGTCTTCGTTCTTTACGATATTATGAAGAAAAAGCCCTATTGAAACCTGCTCGTCTAGAGAATGGTTATCGTGAATATGATGAATCCCATATTGAGCAAGTAAGAATTATTAAACTATATTTTAGTCTTGGTCTCACTATTAAGGAGATTACCGATTTCTTTCACTGTACGATTAGTCGAGAAATTCAACGTCAGTGCTTACCGATTGCCATAGATGTCGGTGAAAGGAAGCTTGAAGAAATCAAAAAACAAATAGAGACTTTAAGAAAAGCAGAATCTCATTTGGAAGAAAGTCTATCAAGTTGGAGAGATGTCTTACGCAAAGGAGAGGAACAAAACGAATAG
- a CDS encoding ABC transporter substrate-binding protein — MKKIGWIWICLILCLSACSGAQGNKGEMAMKEATAAQDGNTKESVDSKGHVKLVFSTFYLSNHMQMAVKKYEKLHPNIEIELQATPSEGKDLGEVYANIEKFVTSSNTAILAGKGPDLIELDMLPADKYVSRDLLVNLSDLMEKDSSIQTKNYFTNILDNSKIGGGLYGMPLYFSLAGLIGDEDALEKSGVKINDSSWTWSDFADIAKQLTQKGKYKNVLISEPNYMLSEMVAENYPQLVTEENGKANFDSARFAGLMQQIKTMFDDGLLYDMEADGGGRGSETARNVKVYFNEETISSLRGYLLNNFAEHTKLYTKPHPQDMGAGGYFKNFGMIGINTSSPHKKEAWDFIKFLIEDEAQSYTDVYDQSPGFPINRIAYEKQLKQLKDEGTIHEADLPAVKVDNASLDQLDAYITGAVHSTEKLSKIDEIISNNSKSFFSGQKSADNVAKQVQNKINLYLNE, encoded by the coding sequence AAAAGGACATGTGAAGCTCGTGTTCTCGACTTTTTATCTGAGCAATCACATGCAGATGGCTGTGAAGAAGTATGAGAAGCTGCATCCCAATATCGAGATTGAGCTGCAGGCTACACCCTCTGAAGGTAAGGATCTCGGTGAGGTATATGCAAATATTGAAAAATTCGTTACCTCCTCCAACACAGCCATCTTGGCCGGCAAAGGTCCCGACCTGATTGAGCTTGATATGCTCCCGGCAGATAAATATGTAAGCCGTGATCTGCTTGTAAATCTAAGCGACTTGATGGAGAAGGATTCATCGATTCAGACGAAAAATTATTTCACCAACATCTTGGACAACTCGAAGATTGGCGGGGGACTTTACGGGATGCCACTTTATTTCTCCCTTGCCGGTTTGATCGGCGATGAGGATGCTCTCGAAAAGAGCGGAGTCAAGATCAATGATAGCAGTTGGACATGGAGCGATTTTGCGGATATTGCCAAACAATTGACACAGAAAGGCAAGTACAAGAATGTGCTCATTAGCGAACCGAATTATATGCTGAGCGAGATGGTCGCTGAAAACTACCCCCAGCTCGTCACAGAGGAAAACGGGAAAGCCAATTTTGATTCGGCGCGATTTGCCGGGTTAATGCAGCAGATTAAAACGATGTTCGATGACGGCTTGCTTTACGACATGGAAGCGGATGGCGGTGGCAGAGGCAGCGAAACTGCCAGGAATGTGAAAGTTTATTTTAACGAAGAAACCATCAGTTCTCTCCGAGGATATCTCTTGAACAACTTCGCCGAGCATACCAAGCTGTATACCAAACCGCATCCGCAAGATATGGGGGCAGGAGGTTATTTTAAAAACTTCGGAATGATCGGGATTAACACAAGCTCGCCCCATAAGAAGGAAGCCTGGGATTTTATCAAATTTCTGATAGAGGATGAGGCGCAGTCTTATACCGATGTATATGATCAAAGCCCTGGATTTCCAATTAACAGAATTGCCTACGAAAAACAGCTGAAGCAGCTTAAAGACGAAGGGACGATTCACGAGGCTGATCTTCCTGCGGTCAAGGTTGACAATGCATCGCTGGACCAACTGGACGCCTATATTACGGGAGCCGTTCATTCCACCGAGAAACTGTCCAAAATTGATGAGATCATTTCCAATAATTCAAAGTCTTTCTTCAGCGGACAGAAATCAGCGGACAATGTCGCGAAACAAGTTCAGAACAAGATCAATCTATATCTCAACGAATGA